The window ACACCGGGCAGCGGCCCGCGGTGTGGGAGTACCTGATGCACCGCCACCACAACAGCTACCTGCCGCCGATGATCCTGATCGACGCGGTCGCGGGCTACGAACTGCCCGCGCAGGAGTTCTTCGACCCGGCGGTGCGCCGGGCGTTCACCATGGCGGGCACCGCGGCGGTGCTGCTCAACGACCTGCACTCGATGAGCAAGGAAGCCGACAACGACATCAGCCTCCCGATCGCGCTCATGGAGGAGGAGAACTGCACCCGCCACGAAGCGGTCAAGCGCACGGTCGAGATCCACAACGAACTCATGCGGCGCTTCGTCGTCGAGGCAGCCGAACTCTGTCTGACAGGCTCCCCGATGCTGCACCGCTTCCTGGCCGACACCTGGGCCTGGTGTGGCGGCAGCCGTGAATGGCACGCCACGACCAAGCGCTACCACGCTGAGAACGCGGCCTAGGTCCGGTCCGGGAGAGCGGGATCGTCGCCGCGCAGGGTCTCTTTGAGCAACTTGGCTTCGTCGTAGGTGAGGTCGTACTCGTACACGGAGCCGTCCGGCCAGCTGATGCGCCGCCGTATGGAGACCTTCGGGGCATTCGGTGTGGTCGCGTGCCACAGGATGGTCGGCGGCGGGCTGTCCTTCGGGTCGACGAAGGTGCGACCGGAGTCGATCACCGCCACGTGCGACGGCGAGTAGACCAGCCACGCGCTGTCGGCGGGCCGCGCGGCGTCCAGGAGGCCCAGCGCCTGGGCGTTCTCGGGTCCGGTCACCTTGCCGGACCGCTCGAACACGTTGCCAACGCCGCCACCCGCGACCGACAGCACGACGTTGATCAGGCTGCCGACCGTGCCGCGAAAGAGGTTCCAGAAGAACCGGCGGACCAGGCGTTGCCCGATGACTGTGCCGTCCTTGCGCCTGCCAGGAACGTCGAAGTCGGGCTTGACCTCGCCCAGGTGGATCACGACCACCGGTTCACGCCACTGGCTCTCCGCCAGCGCGCGAACCCGCTGCCGGAACTCGGGATGGGGTTGTGTCACGAGCCAGGAGGTTAGTTCCGGCGCACGCCCGCCGTCCCCGGATCGTGAAAGATTCAGGGCGCCGGGGCGACGTGAGTCCTATCAGGAGCGAGGGCGACGCTCCGGCTTGTCCGCCTTCGCCGCCTTGATGCGTGCCTCTTCCTTGCGGACCTCGGCCTGGGTTTCCCGCTCCTGGCGCAGCCAGTCCGGGCTCTCGGCCTTCAGCGCGTCGATCTGCTCGGTGGTGAGGGCCTCGGTGATTCCGCCACGGGCGAGGCCGCCGATCGAGATGCCCAGCTTCGCCGCGATGACCGGGCGGGGATGCGGGCCGTTGCGGCGCAGGTCGCGCAGCCACTCCGGCGGGTCGGCCTGCAGCGAGTTCAACTCGTCGCGCGAGACGACACCCTCCTGGAACTCCGCGGGGGTGGCTTCGAGGTACACGCCCAGCTTCTTCGCCGCGGTCGCGGGCTTCATCGTCTGGGGTGTCTTGTGCGACGTCATGGCGTTGAGGGTATCGGGCGTGTGCGCCAACGCCATTCACGCCCGGTAATCTGACCTGGTGACAGGCCCGGACGTACCCCCACCGTTCACGCTCGCGTACGTCCCCGGGGTCATCCCCGGCAAGTGGGTGCGGACCTGGAACGAACGCACCCCCGACGAGCCGCTGACCCTCCTGCAGGTCCCCGCCGCCGACGCCGCCGCCATGGTGCGCGACGGCGGGGCCGACGCGGTCCTCCTGCGGTTGCCGATCGACCGGACCGGCCTGCACGCGATCCCCCTGTACACCGAGACGACCGTGGTCGTGGTCCCGAAGGACCACCTGGTGGCCGCCGCCGACGAGGTGTCGGTGGACGATCTCGCCGACAGCATCGTGCTGCACCCCCTCGACGACACCCTCGACTGGGACCGCCCGCCCGGCCTCCCCGCGCTCGACCGCCCCGCCACCACCCTGGACGCCGTCGAACTGGTCGCGGCGGGCATCGGGCTGCTCGTCGTACCCCAGTCACTGGCCCGACTGCACCACCGCAAGGACCTCACCTACCGCCCGCTCACCGACGCCACGCAGTCACAGGTCGCGCTGTCGTGGCTGGAGGACGAAACCACCGACGCCATCGAACGCTTCATCGGCATCGTCCGCGGCCGGACCGACAACAGCACCCGCGGCCGCCAACCGACAGCGACCCCAGCGAAGGCGAAACGACCCGCGGCCGAGGGGCGAAAGGGCGCGGGCAAGCAGGCAGGCACCCCCAAGCGCCGCACTTCCGGTGCGGCACAGGACAAACGCGGCAAACCTCGCCGCCGGTCCTAGGACTTCGGTCCGCCGCCCACTATCGGACTGTCGCCAGAGCTGATCGGCGCGGCGGCCCACCCGGGTGCCCCACCTCGTGCGGTTCCAGTCCGGACACGCCCCCGCGCTGCCCCACCTCCCATGCGGTTCCCGTCCGGACAACACCCCCCGCTGCCCCACCTCCCATGCGGTTTCCATCCGACAGCGGCCCACCCCAGACGCCCCACCTCGTGCGGTTCCATCCGATGGCGGCCCACCCCGGACGCCCCACCTCGTACGGTTCCATCCGACGGTGGGCCACCCCGGACGTCCCACTTCCTCATACGTTCCGTCCGAAGGCCCCTCCCTCCCGTCCTTGGCGCTTTTGATGTCCCCCAGCGGAGCGGTCCTCGGTCCGCCAGCTCTACCGGATATCTAGATAGTGAATATGGGATAGTTAAGTTAGAGATGACATAGCTGACTGCGGAGAAGGACCCAGGACCGCGCTGGTTGTCGGTGCGTGCCGCTACGGTCTGCGGTTGTGGAGTTCCGTCTGCTGGGGCCGTTCGAGGTGCGTGTCGGGGAGCGGAAGGTGCTCATCCCCCGGCGCCGTGAGCGTGCGCTCCTGGCGGTCCTCGCCCTCGAGCCGGGCAAGGCGGTGTCGGCTGACCGGCTGACCGACCTGCTCTGGGAGGCCGACCCGCCCGCCGCCAGTGCCGCCGCGCTGCGCACGCACGTGAGCAGGCTGCGGACGGCTCTGCCCGCCGAGCTGGCCGTGA is drawn from Actinokineospora alba and contains these coding sequences:
- a CDS encoding DUF5997 family protein; this translates as MKPATAAKKLGVYLEATPAEFQEGVVSRDELNSLQADPPEWLRDLRRNGPHPRPVIAAKLGISIGGLARGGITEALTTEQIDALKAESPDWLRQERETQAEVRKEEARIKAAKADKPERRPRS
- a CDS encoding LysR family substrate-binding domain-containing protein; this translates as MTGPDVPPPFTLAYVPGVIPGKWVRTWNERTPDEPLTLLQVPAADAAAMVRDGGADAVLLRLPIDRTGLHAIPLYTETTVVVVPKDHLVAAADEVSVDDLADSIVLHPLDDTLDWDRPPGLPALDRPATTLDAVELVAAGIGLLVVPQSLARLHHRKDLTYRPLTDATQSQVALSWLEDETTDAIERFIGIVRGRTDNSTRGRQPTATPAKAKRPAAEGRKGAGKQAGTPKRRTSGAAQDKRGKPRRRS